A genomic window from Nicotiana sylvestris chromosome 11, ASM39365v2, whole genome shotgun sequence includes:
- the LOC104248771 gene encoding uncharacterized protein — translation MFGKLLPCYRMAPRQSRLSSRRSRKKILFIALLILLPILFFGVYLHGHKISYFFRPLWDKPPPPFDHLPHYYAENVSMDNLCRLHGWTLLSEPRRVFDGIIFSNELDLLEVRWRELYPYVTKFVILEANTTFTGIPKPLYFSDHRERFAFAEEKIVHGVFPGRVASPGSHEDPFKLEAQQRIAMNRLLKVAGIADGDLLIMSDTDEIPSQHTIKLLQWCDGVPPVLHLELRHYMYSFEFPVDYSSWRATIHIYNRWTQYRHSRQTDVILSDAGWHCSFCFRHLQDFVLKMTGYSHADRVRRKNFLKHSRIQKLICEGADLYDMLPEEYSFQELIKKMGSIPRSASAVHLPTYVIENADKFRFLLPGGCQRSPR, via the coding sequence ATGTTTGGCAAACTTCTGCCGTGTTATCGCATGGCCCCAAGACAGTCCCGCCTCAGCTCCAGACGATCTCGTAAAAAAATCCTTTTTATCGCGCTTTTGATACTTCTGCCGATTTTGTTCTTTGGTGTTTACCTCCACGGCCACAAAATCTCCTATTTTTTCCGTCCGCTGTGGGACAAACCTCCACCTCCGTTTGATCATTTGCCACATTATTATGCTGAAAATGTTTCGATGGATAATCTTTGTCGCCTACATGGATGGACCCTGCTTTCTGAACCACGTCGTGTATTTGATGGGATCATATTCAGCAACGAGTTAGACTTGCTCGAAGTAAGGTGGCGCGAGCTCTATCCATATGTTACAAAATTTGTGATCTTGGAAGCCAATACTACTTTTACTGGAATCCCAAAACCATTGTACTTCTCTGATCATCGCGAACGATTTGCCTTTGCTGAGGAAAAGATAGTACACGGTGTATTTCCTGGCCGTGTTGCGTCCCCTGGTTCACACGAAGATCCTTTTAAACTAGAAGCACAGCAGCGTATCGCCATGAACAGGTTACTTAAAGTTGCTGGTATTGCTGATGGCGACCTTCTCATTATGTCGGACACGGATGAAATCCCGAGCCAACACACTATTAAATTGCTGCAGTGGTGCGATGGGGTTCCTCCCGTCCTGCACCTTGAGCTCAGACATTACATGTATTCCTTTGAGTTCCCTGTTGATTATAGTAGTTGGCGCGCTACTATTCACATTTACAACAGGTGGACTCAGTACAGACATTCGCGCCAAACGGATGTTATACTTTCTGATGCAGGGTGGCATTGTAGCTTCTGCTTTCGGCATCTGCAAGATTTTGTGTTAAAAATGACTGGTTATAGTCACGCGGATAGAGTGCGACGTAAAAACTTCCTAAAACATTCTAGAATTCAGAAGCTTATTTGTGAGGGAGCTGATCTTTATGATATGTTACCTGAGGAGTATTCTTTCCAAGAATTGATCAAGAAAATGGGATCAATACCTCGCTCAGCATCCGCGGTTCACCTTCCTACATATGTCATTGAAAATGCAGATAAGTTTCGATTCCTTCTCCCCGGAGGTTGTCAACGATCACCACGATGA